A single window of Periophthalmus magnuspinnatus isolate fPerMag1 chromosome 22, fPerMag1.2.pri, whole genome shotgun sequence DNA harbors:
- the LOC117390489 gene encoding cytochrome P450 2J6-like — translation MWLDSFLLSLDFKSIALFLVLFILIADYVKNRNPPNYPPGPRALPLLGNFFDSDPKFPHLSFFKLAEIYGNVFSFRFGSEKLVFVCGYKMVKEALVNQADIFVDRPFSPMADRFYSSTGGGLFMSNGEKWKKQRRFALSTLRSFGLGKGTMEQCIREEIQYLQEEIQSHKGEPFRPAGLFNNAVSNIICQLVMGKRFDYSDDRFQTMLHYLTETLYLQGTIWAQLYESFAWLMKLLPGPHNRMFEDGVKIHEFISEEVENHKKDLEPSNPRDYIDSFIIEMKNNKDSDAGFDETNLAYCAMDLFLAGTETTSTSLQWTLIYLIKHPEVQEKVQEEIDSVIGQNRLPTMADRANLPYTDAVVHEIQRIGNIVPLNGMRMASKDTTLGGYFIPKGTSIMPLLHSVLFDKTEWETPDMFNPGHFLDKDGKFIKRDSLLPFSAGKRVCLGEGLAKMELFLFIVGLLQKFSFYVLDGEELRTDGVTGTIRVPHPFKVCAKVR, via the exons ATGTGGCTCGACAGTTTCCTGCTAAGTTTGGATTTCAAATCAATTGCACTATTTCTGGTGCTTTTCATCCTAATcgcagattatgttaaaaacaGGAATCCTCCAAATTACCCCCCTGGACCACGGGCTCTGCCTTTACTGGGAAACTTTTTTGATTCTGACCCTAAATTTCCACATTTGAGCTTTTTCAAG TTGGCCGAAATCTATGGAAATGTCTTCAGCTTTCGATTTGGCAGTGAGAAGCTTGTGTTCGTCTGTGGATACAAGATGGTGAAGGAAGCCTTAGTGAACCAAGCCGACATCTTTGTGGATCGTCCCTTCAGCCCAATGGCCGATAGGTTCTACTCATCAACAGGAG GAGGTCTCTTCATGAGCAATGGCGAGAAGTGGAAAAAACAAAGGCGTTTTGCTTTGTCTACGTTAAGGAGCTTCGGCCTGGGCAAAGGTACCATGGAGCAGTGCATCCGCGAGGAGATTCAGTACCTGCAAGAAGAGATACAAAGTCACAAAG GGGAGCCGTTTAGACCGGCTGGCCTTTTCAATAATGCTGTGTCCAACATTATCTGTCAGCTGGTGATGGGGAAACGCTTTGACTACAGCGACGATAGATTTCAGACTATGCTCCATTACTTGACTGAAACTCTTTATCTACAAGGCACAATATGGGCTCAG CTGTACGAGTCTTTCGCCTGGCTGATGAAGCTCTTGCCTGGTCCACACAATAGAATGTTTGAGGATGGTGTGAAGATCCATGAGTTCATCTCTGAGGAGGTTGAGAACCACAAGAAGGACCTGGAACCCAGTAACCCCCGCGACTATATTGATTCCTTCATAATTGAGATGAAAAAT AATAAAGACTCTGATGCTGGTTTTGATGAGACCAATTTGGCTTATTGTGCCATGGATCTTTTCTTGGCTGGAACAGAGACCACCTCCACCTCTCTACAGTGGACCTTGATTTACCTCATAAAGCACCCTGAAGTGCAGG AAAAGGTCCAGGAAGAAATAGACAGCGTGATTGGACAGAATCGTTTGCCCACGATGGCAGACCGGGCCAACCTGCCATACACTGATGCAGTCGTCCATGAGATCCAGAGAATAGGAAACATAGTGCCCCTAAATGGCATGAGAATGGCCTCTAAAGACACCACTCTGGGTGGATACTTCATTCCAAAG GGGACCAGCATCATGCCCTTGCTACACTCTGTGCTCTTTGACAAGACTGAGTGGGAAACTCCGGACATGTTTAATCCTGGACACTTCCTGGACAAAGACGGAAAGTTTATAAAGAGAGACTCTCTGCTGCCTTTCTCAGCAG GGAAACGTGTGTGTCTTGGAGAGGGACTCGCTAAAATGGAACTGTTCCTGTTTATTGTTGGTTTGCTGCAGAAGTTTTCGTTTTACGTTTTGGAcggagaggagctgaggactgatGGAGTGACTGGGACCATACGTGTCCCGCACCCCTTCAAAGTTTGCGCTAAGGTCCGCTAG